The Saprospiraceae bacterium genome includes a window with the following:
- a CDS encoding PD40 domain-containing protein, translated as MRARFYSIIFLTAFISTSIISQEKKETWDVNNPPGNFKNVSVTTDEGTWMNLDVSPDGKTIVFDMLGDIFSIPVTGGKATPLRTGLAWEVQPRFSPDGKQILFSSDAGGGDNLWVMKSDGSSAKQITKETFRLLNNGEWIPGTDFVVARKHFTSERSLGAGEMWMYHISGGEGIQLTKRKNDQQDVNEPSVSHDGRYVYYSEDMYPGGYFQYNKDPNSQIFVINRYDRHTGETETVVSGPGGACRPQVSRDGSKIAYVRRIRTESVLFIHDLKTGSDIPVFRNLSKDQQEAWTVFGIYTGFDWSPDDKFIYIWGQGKIHKVDVAAKTSVIVPFEVTVDHKLMETVEFENKVFEDDFEVKVLRNAKTSPDGKTIVFNALGKLYVAGLPNGKPERITKDSDIEAEPSFSKDGSSIVYVTWSDETMGAIRKYDLKTKQIITLTKDKAIYNTPSFSPDGKKIVYKKSGGNGHMGYTHTKEPGIYEMNVNGENPVFLVKNGEYPEYSANGKKVFFTKGGFVFGSITKSFEAFDLESKKTETIFNTKYTTQFTPSPDNKWVAFTELYKVYIAPMPMTGQAFGLSATTKAVPVAQVAKDAGINLHWSSDSKKLHWTLGNEYFTEELTRRFLFLEGAVDSIPPIDSTGLKIKLIAKSDRPEGKILFTGSKIITMEGDQVIENGEILIDGNKIVHIGNNNSAPRDSKTKIIDLKGKTIMPGIIDVHAHLGAFRGGISPQKHWEYFTNLAYGVTTTHDPSVNSEITFAQSEMVRSGEMIGPRIYSTGTILYGADGDFKAVINNLEDAKSALRRTKAFGAFSVKSYNQPRRDQRQQVIEAARQLGIRVVPEGGSFFYHNMTMVADGHTSVEHNIPVAPLYNDVIKFWSATKTSNTPTLIVNYGGINGEYYWYQKTNVWEKERLLNFTPRAIIDSRSRHRTMVPDEEYTNGHILTSQSCKNLQDAGVNINLGAHGQLQGLGAHWELWMLQQGGMTNMQALRSATLNGAEYLGMDKEIGSLKTGKLADLIIIDGDPLKNILDTENVLYTMVNGRLYDAASMNETGNYNKVRTKFFWEHEGSGNAFPFYSETNGFMPAMCGCRH; from the coding sequence ATGAGAGCAAGATTTTATTCAATTATTTTTTTAACAGCATTTATTTCTACATCCATAATTTCACAAGAGAAAAAAGAAACCTGGGATGTAAATAATCCTCCCGGCAACTTCAAAAATGTGTCTGTTACGACAGATGAAGGTACCTGGATGAATCTGGATGTCAGCCCGGATGGTAAAACGATCGTTTTTGATATGTTGGGAGATATTTTTTCCATTCCGGTTACCGGAGGAAAAGCCACTCCCTTACGAACAGGCTTAGCATGGGAAGTACAGCCCAGATTCAGCCCTGATGGAAAACAAATTCTGTTTAGCAGTGATGCCGGCGGTGGGGATAATTTATGGGTGATGAAATCAGATGGAAGCAGTGCAAAACAAATAACAAAAGAAACCTTCAGGCTGCTGAATAATGGTGAGTGGATTCCGGGAACTGATTTTGTGGTAGCCAGAAAACATTTCACTTCTGAAAGATCACTTGGTGCCGGGGAGATGTGGATGTATCACATTTCAGGCGGAGAAGGCATTCAACTTACAAAAAGAAAAAATGACCAACAGGATGTTAATGAACCATCTGTCAGCCATGACGGAAGGTATGTTTATTATAGTGAAGATATGTATCCGGGCGGTTATTTTCAATACAACAAAGATCCCAACAGTCAGATTTTTGTCATCAACAGATATGACCGGCATACCGGAGAAACAGAGACAGTGGTCAGTGGTCCCGGTGGCGCTTGCCGCCCGCAGGTATCACGTGACGGAAGTAAAATAGCTTATGTAAGAAGGATTAGGACAGAGTCTGTATTATTTATCCACGACCTTAAAACGGGGTCGGACATACCGGTATTCAGAAATCTGAGCAAGGATCAACAGGAAGCATGGACCGTATTCGGAATTTATACCGGATTCGACTGGTCACCGGATGATAAATTCATTTACATATGGGGACAGGGTAAAATACACAAAGTAGATGTGGCGGCCAAAACATCTGTCATTGTTCCGTTTGAAGTGACTGTTGATCATAAATTGATGGAAACGGTTGAATTTGAAAACAAGGTATTTGAAGATGATTTTGAAGTTAAAGTTTTACGAAATGCCAAAACATCTCCTGACGGAAAAACAATTGTTTTTAATGCTCTCGGAAAATTATATGTGGCCGGTTTACCAAACGGCAAACCTGAAAGAATTACAAAAGACTCTGATATTGAAGCAGAACCATCCTTTTCGAAAGATGGCAGCTCCATTGTTTATGTGACATGGAGTGATGAAACCATGGGAGCTATCCGAAAGTATGATCTGAAAACTAAACAAATCATCACCTTGACTAAGGATAAAGCAATCTACAATACACCATCCTTTTCTCCTGACGGCAAAAAAATAGTATATAAAAAGAGTGGTGGTAATGGACACATGGGATACACGCACACAAAAGAACCCGGTATTTATGAAATGAATGTTAATGGTGAAAATCCTGTATTTTTAGTTAAAAATGGCGAATATCCCGAATACAGCGCCAATGGTAAAAAAGTTTTTTTCACAAAAGGCGGTTTTGTATTTGGAAGCATTACCAAAAGTTTTGAAGCTTTTGACCTTGAAAGTAAAAAAACAGAGACGATATTTAATACAAAATACACGACACAATTTACGCCAAGCCCTGATAATAAGTGGGTTGCATTTACAGAATTGTACAAGGTTTATATCGCACCAATGCCTATGACAGGACAAGCATTCGGACTTTCAGCCACCACCAAAGCAGTGCCGGTAGCTCAGGTTGCTAAAGATGCCGGCATCAATCTGCATTGGTCTTCAGACAGTAAGAAGCTACACTGGACATTGGGTAATGAATATTTTACAGAAGAACTGACAAGAAGATTTCTCTTCCTGGAAGGTGCTGTGGATAGTATTCCACCCATTGATTCGACCGGTTTGAAGATAAAGTTGATCGCAAAATCTGACAGACCGGAAGGCAAAATACTTTTTACCGGATCGAAAATCATCACGATGGAAGGCGATCAGGTTATCGAAAACGGAGAAATCCTGATTGACGGTAATAAAATTGTACATATCGGAAACAACAACAGTGCTCCGAGAGATTCCAAAACCAAGATTATTGATTTAAAAGGAAAGACAATCATGCCGGGCATCATAGATGTACATGCGCATCTCGGAGCATTCAGAGGCGGTATCAGTCCCCAAAAACACTGGGAATATTTCACCAATCTGGCTTATGGAGTTACAACGACTCATGATCCATCCGTTAATTCAGAAATTACTTTCGCTCAATCTGAAATGGTCAGGTCCGGTGAAATGATCGGACCCCGAATTTACAGTACAGGTACAATACTTTATGGAGCAGATGGTGATTTTAAAGCCGTCATCAACAATCTGGAAGATGCAAAATCTGCCTTGCGGAGAACAAAAGCTTTTGGAGCATTCAGTGTAAAATCTTATAATCAGCCACGCAGAGACCAAAGACAACAAGTCATTGAAGCAGCACGCCAGTTAGGTATCAGAGTGGTTCCGGAAGGAGGCTCTTTTTTTTACCACAACATGACGATGGTAGCGGACGGACACACCAGTGTAGAACATAATATTCCGGTTGCTCCTTTATATAATGATGTCATCAAATTCTGGTCAGCAACCAAAACAAGTAATACTCCTACCCTGATAGTCAATTACGGCGGGATCAACGGAGAATATTATTGGTATCAAAAAACCAATGTTTGGGAGAAAGAACGTTTATTGAATTTCACACCCAGAGCAATTATCGATTCACGTTCCCGTCACAGAACGATGGTACCGGATGAAGAATACACCAATGGTCATATTCTCACAAGTCAATCCTGCAAAAATCTTCAGGATGCAGGTGTAAATATCAATCTGGGAGCGCATGGACAACTACAGGGATTAGGTGCTCATTGGGAATTGTGGATGTTGCAACAAGGGGGAATGACCAATATGCAGGCTTTACGATCCGCAACTCTCAACGGTGCTGAATATCTCGGAATGGATAAAGAAATCGGTTCGCTGAAAACCGGTAAACTTGCAGACTTGATTATTATAGATGGAGATCCTCTGAAAAATATTCTAGACACAGAAAATGTGCTGTACACAATGGTCAATGGCAGATTGTATGATGCAGCGTCCATGAACGAAACGGGCAATTACAATAAAGTACGAACTAAGTTTTTCTGGGAGCATGAAGGAAGCGGCAATGCATTTCCATTTTACAGTGAAACAAATGGTTTTATGCCGGCTATGTGCGGTTGTCGTCATTAA
- a CDS encoding exonuclease domain-containing protein translates to MNFIIFDLEATCWLGRPPKGLNEIIEIGAVKVNEYGEWKSSFNKFVKPTINPVLSDFCKKLTSISQEDVDRTKTFPHIISAFQDWIDIYDEPYCLVSWGKYDKRQLLADCQLHNLDSDWLESHINLKEQYRWLKKLPDEPGLKKAVKAEGFEFTGIHHRAISDAENTAKIFSKYIDAWTVM, encoded by the coding sequence TTGAATTTTATAATATTTGATCTTGAAGCTACCTGTTGGCTGGGAAGGCCACCCAAAGGACTAAATGAGATAATAGAAATTGGTGCTGTAAAAGTAAACGAATACGGAGAGTGGAAATCAAGCTTTAATAAATTTGTCAAGCCAACTATCAATCCGGTTCTCTCAGATTTCTGCAAAAAATTAACTTCCATCAGTCAGGAGGATGTAGATCGAACCAAAACATTTCCGCATATCATCTCTGCTTTTCAGGATTGGATAGATATTTATGATGAACCCTATTGTCTCGTCAGTTGGGGAAAATATGATAAAAGACAGCTACTGGCAGATTGTCAACTACATAACTTAGATAGTGACTGGCTTGAATCCCATATCAATCTCAAGGAACAATATCGATGGCTTAAAAAACTTCCTGATGAGCCGGGGCTTAAAAAAGCTGTAAAAGCTGAAGGATTTGAATTTACAGGAATACACCACAGAGCAATCTCGGATGCAGAAAATACTGCCAAGATTTTCAGCAAATATATTGATGCCTGGACAGTTATGTGA
- a CDS encoding outer membrane beta-barrel protein, whose amino-acid sequence MKNLILVIIIGLCSFKTFGQIEFGMKGGLSSYDLAKEGLLYIGKDQNLAFNIQNAGYGHHFGLYTRLSAFGLYLEPSLLFNSNTVTYAITEYSEPGVIDKIRSETYNYLDIPVLAGFKVGLLRFHGGVVGHLFINSISDLADLSGYDQKFKSATYGWQAGGGIDIWRLRLEVNYEGNLTKFGDHINIGGTPLSFADRPSRVIMSVGFRF is encoded by the coding sequence ATGAAAAATTTAATTTTAGTAATTATTATTGGACTTTGCAGCTTCAAAACTTTTGGACAAATAGAATTCGGTATGAAAGGCGGCTTAAGTTCCTATGACCTTGCAAAAGAAGGTTTGTTATATATCGGAAAGGACCAAAATCTGGCTTTCAATATTCAAAATGCAGGCTATGGTCATCATTTTGGCTTATACACCAGGCTATCTGCCTTTGGATTGTATCTGGAACCATCTTTGCTGTTTAACTCAAATACGGTAACATATGCTATTACAGAATATAGTGAACCCGGGGTAATTGATAAAATCAGAAGTGAAACATATAATTATTTAGATATACCGGTTCTGGCTGGCTTTAAAGTCGGTCTGCTTAGGTTTCATGGCGGAGTAGTAGGACATCTTTTTATCAATAGCATATCAGATCTGGCTGATTTATCGGGTTATGATCAAAAATTTAAAAGTGCAACCTATGGCTGGCAAGCCGGAGGAGGAATAGATATATGGAGATTAAGGCTGGAAGTGAATTATGAAGGAAATCTTACTAAATTCGGAGACCATATCAATATCGGGGGTACTCCCCTATCCTTTGCTGACCGACCATCCAGAGTTATCATGAGTGTCGGGTTCAGATTTTAA
- a CDS encoding serine protease → MEFLNNADILLKTFWYIAITVSLIFIVQSVLTFAGASADTDTDSDFHDVGSPFEFFTVRNVINFLLGFSWGGISFYNTIPNKIFLILAAISMGIIFVALFFYLIQQIKKLEENNSFSIQKALNKKATVYLRIPEKGAGKGLVQVSVQGSIHELEAVSEDELLETGSDVVILDLNEDNSVIVKRII, encoded by the coding sequence ATGGAATTTTTAAATAATGCCGACATTCTTCTAAAAACATTCTGGTACATTGCGATAACAGTAAGTTTAATTTTTATAGTTCAGAGTGTACTTACATTTGCAGGTGCATCTGCGGATACTGATACTGACAGTGATTTTCACGATGTCGGAAGTCCGTTTGAATTTTTTACAGTCAGGAATGTAATCAACTTTCTGTTAGGTTTCAGCTGGGGTGGTATATCTTTTTACAATACAATACCGAATAAAATATTTTTGATTCTGGCAGCAATATCCATGGGGATAATTTTTGTGGCTTTGTTTTTTTATCTCATTCAACAAATTAAAAAGTTGGAAGAAAATAATTCATTTTCTATTCAAAAGGCGTTAAATAAAAAAGCTACTGTCTATCTCCGAATCCCTGAAAAAGGAGCAGGAAAGGGTTTGGTTCAAGTGAGCGTACAGGGGAGTATTCATGAACTCGAGGCGGTTTCAGAAGACGAATTGTTGGAAACAGGCAGCGATGTTGTGATTTTGGATCTTAACGAAGATAACTCAGTAATTGTCAAAAGAATCATCTAA
- a CDS encoding flotillin family protein, which produces MPFISIFVVVIVFVVLTLALLARYKRCPSDKILVVYGRTGGTSAKCIHGGGAFIWPVIQDYAYLDLKPISIEANLTNALSRQNIRVDVPCRFTIAISTDVDSMSNAAERLLGLAPDQIQELSKDILFGQLRLVIATMTIEEINSDRDKFLDNISKNVDTELKKIGLKLINVNVTDIKDESGYIEALGKEAAAKAINEAKISVAEQEKIGETGKAMADRERDISIAETHRDRDVKIAVTQKDREISIAEANKDESIGKAEAAKDTRVKISEANATAVKGENEAKILIAGSDALRREKEAEALRIAITAEKVQQARALEEAYLAEQKAELARSERERSSQIANVVIPAEIAKQKAIIEAQADAERIRENAKGEADAIFAKMQAEAKGLYEILTKQADGYEQVVKAAGGDPSKAFQLLLIEKLPELVRTQVEAVKNIKIDKITVWDSGNGGQDGQNSTTANFVSGMMKTVPPLNDLFNMAGLNLPAYLKGADQKSTEDTVTEIKEDEK; this is translated from the coding sequence ATGCCTTTTATTTCCATTTTTGTAGTAGTAATTGTCTTTGTCGTACTGACATTGGCCTTGTTGGCTAGATACAAACGATGTCCTTCTGATAAAATTCTTGTAGTCTATGGTCGTACAGGAGGAACTTCTGCCAAATGTATTCATGGTGGAGGGGCTTTCATCTGGCCTGTGATTCAGGATTATGCATATCTTGATTTGAAGCCGATTTCCATTGAAGCTAATCTGACCAATGCCTTAAGTCGTCAGAATATCCGGGTGGATGTCCCGTGTCGTTTTACAATAGCTATATCTACTGATGTGGACAGTATGAGTAACGCAGCAGAAAGATTGCTGGGCCTTGCACCTGATCAGATTCAGGAATTATCAAAAGATATTTTATTTGGTCAGTTGCGTTTGGTAATCGCTACCATGACAATTGAAGAGATCAATTCAGACAGAGATAAATTTTTGGATAACATTTCTAAAAATGTGGATACCGAACTGAAAAAAATTGGATTGAAACTTATTAACGTGAACGTCACGGATATTAAAGACGAATCCGGTTATATTGAAGCTTTGGGGAAAGAAGCAGCAGCAAAAGCTATCAATGAAGCTAAAATCAGCGTTGCAGAGCAGGAAAAAATAGGGGAGACAGGTAAAGCAATGGCGGACAGAGAGCGTGATATTTCTATTGCAGAAACACATCGTGACAGAGATGTTAAAATAGCTGTAACGCAGAAAGACAGAGAAATCAGTATTGCTGAAGCCAATAAAGATGAATCTATCGGTAAAGCAGAAGCTGCAAAGGATACCAGAGTTAAAATTTCAGAAGCCAATGCTACTGCTGTAAAAGGAGAAAATGAAGCTAAAATATTAATTGCCGGTTCGGATGCTCTCCGTAGAGAAAAAGAAGCAGAAGCACTTCGGATTGCCATCACTGCAGAAAAAGTTCAGCAGGCTAGAGCGTTGGAAGAAGCATACCTTGCGGAGCAAAAAGCAGAATTAGCTCGTTCTGAAAGGGAACGCTCCAGCCAGATTGCCAATGTGGTCATACCCGCTGAAATTGCAAAACAAAAGGCTATCATTGAAGCGCAGGCAGATGCAGAGCGGATCAGAGAGAATGCCAAAGGGGAAGCAGATGCAATCTTTGCCAAGATGCAGGCAGAAGCAAAAGGTCTTTATGAAATACTCACCAAACAAGCAGATGGATATGAGCAGGTTGTAAAAGCAGCTGGTGGAGACCCATCTAAAGCATTTCAGCTATTGTTAATTGAAAAATTGCCTGAATTGGTAAGAACACAGGTTGAAGCAGTGAAGAATATCAAAATTGATAAAATTACGGTTTGGGACTCAGGAAATGGTGGTCAGGATGGGCAAAATTCGACTACTGCCAATTTTGTTTCAGGCATGATGAAAACAGTTCCACCTTTAAATGATCTATTTAACATGGCCGGACTAAACCTTCCTGCATATCTGAAAGGGGCAGATCAGAAATCAACGGAAGACACTGTCACTGAAATCAAAGAAGACGAAAAGTAG
- a CDS encoding 1-acyl-sn-glycerol-3-phosphate acyltransferase: MEHVYPHIISKVEDWPVAKISQNRSQFISELNVFVEERLSENFGDNLNELISKTIYLENQRIRSNPWKVDPADDRQYWKNIAEELEEIALRPDRKELELKILQRIINRYSEEIVGHFIPKTFQFSRIFLTSFFKRIFNSYFAKGKWRWGTKADLQNKIKLVGDVDKVRSLFKKGTVVVLPTHYSNLDSIMVGYAIDSNVGIPAFSYGAGLNLYNVEIIAYFMNRLGAFRVDRRKKNPIYLECLKSMSSYSLLQGVNSIFFPGGTRSRSGITEDKLKLGLLSSAIEAQRLNLVNNTDKKIFIVPLNLGYHFVLEAGFLVEQHLQSIAKEKYVRPKTKGWTLSRALKLAKALYTKDSEVFMSFGDPMDILGNKVDANGVSYDKFGHEVDLSDYFRLGDEYNTNSQRESVYTKLLGDAVVTAYRKNNVILSSNIISFAAWLIYFDENKDIELYTLLQSANIPLKIDKNFFSLVVAELVKLCVEMRNSDEMRLSPVVADGDIDSIISHGIKHLGLFHASAVLKWDDKNSLVTDNLKLLYFYHHRMVNYGLEEKLDIKLLSQKIN; the protein is encoded by the coding sequence ATGGAGCATGTGTACCCTCATATCATTTCCAAGGTGGAAGATTGGCCTGTTGCTAAAATCAGTCAAAACAGATCTCAATTTATTTCTGAACTCAATGTATTTGTTGAAGAACGGCTGAGCGAAAATTTTGGTGATAATCTGAATGAGCTTATATCCAAAACGATCTATCTTGAAAACCAAAGAATAAGATCCAATCCATGGAAAGTAGATCCGGCAGATGATAGACAATACTGGAAAAATATAGCTGAAGAACTGGAAGAAATTGCACTACGCCCTGATAGAAAAGAACTTGAATTGAAAATTCTGCAGAGGATTATCAACCGGTATTCAGAAGAGATAGTAGGTCATTTTATCCCCAAAACATTTCAGTTCAGCAGGATATTTTTAACATCATTTTTTAAAAGAATTTTCAATAGTTATTTTGCAAAAGGTAAATGGCGATGGGGTACAAAGGCCGACCTGCAAAACAAAATCAAATTAGTAGGTGATGTCGATAAAGTCAGGAGTTTGTTTAAAAAAGGCACAGTAGTTGTATTGCCTACACATTATTCTAATCTTGACTCCATCATGGTGGGGTATGCAATTGACAGTAATGTTGGGATTCCTGCTTTTTCATACGGAGCAGGTCTGAATCTTTACAATGTGGAGATAATTGCTTATTTTATGAATCGTCTGGGTGCTTTCAGAGTGGACAGAAGAAAAAAAAATCCGATTTATCTGGAATGTCTTAAATCCATGTCTTCATATTCTCTTCTGCAAGGAGTAAACAGTATATTCTTTCCCGGAGGCACCAGGTCCAGAAGTGGTATAACGGAAGACAAACTAAAGCTTGGATTGCTGAGCTCTGCCATTGAAGCACAAAGACTAAATCTGGTAAACAATACAGACAAAAAGATATTTATTGTGCCTCTCAATCTGGGATATCACTTTGTACTGGAAGCTGGTTTTTTAGTAGAGCAACATCTCCAGTCCATTGCAAAAGAAAAATATGTCAGACCCAAAACGAAGGGATGGACATTGAGCAGGGCTTTAAAATTGGCCAAAGCATTATATACCAAAGATTCCGAAGTATTTATGTCATTCGGAGATCCGATGGATATTCTTGGAAATAAAGTAGATGCCAATGGAGTGAGTTATGATAAATTCGGTCATGAAGTAGATTTGAGCGATTATTTCAGATTAGGCGATGAATATAATACCAATAGCCAAAGGGAATCAGTTTATACCAAGCTTTTGGGTGATGCAGTAGTGACAGCCTATAGAAAAAATAATGTCATTTTGAGCAGCAATATTATTTCATTTGCGGCATGGCTCATATACTTTGACGAGAACAAGGACATAGAATTATATACACTTTTGCAATCTGCCAATATCCCATTAAAGATTGATAAGAATTTTTTTAGTTTGGTTGTTGCTGAATTAGTGAAATTGTGCGTAGAAATGAGAAATTCAGATGAGATGAGATTATCTCCTGTGGTAGCAGACGGGGATATTGATTCTATTATTTCGCATGGTATCAAACATCTGGGATTATTTCACGCATCAGCGGTTCTGAAATGGGATGATAAAAACAGTTTAGTGACAGATAATCTTAAGTTGCTTTATTTTTATCATCATCGAATGGTCAATTACGGATTGGAAGAAAAATTAGACATAAAATTATTGTCTCAAAAAATTAACTAA
- a CDS encoding VIT1/CCC1 transporter family protein yields MKNKNIQTEVDTGYLYEILANHENDEQIAIIFKQMSEIEKGHAIAFLKKSNLPVTPYPSPSFRAKFIGYLGKVFGYDFILGMLLDTEKNLSNVIRTKKEQLKVENSISDTSHVTILKNILNQQTSVSGSSLARFEKRHRSVGGNALRAAVLGGNDGLVSNFSLIMGIAGATSGNQEILLAGTAGLLAGALSMALGEWISVKSSQELYENQMNLEMEEIEINPEGEEKEVVLIYMAKGIPENDAKAMAKEIMVHKSKAHELLVKEELGINSADLKGSAMEAAVTSFILFAIGAIIPVIPYFFLTGMKALFLSVGMSAIGLFLIGSAITLFTGKSIFYSGSRQVIFGLAAAAITYGIGSLIGVQLAG; encoded by the coding sequence ATGAAAAACAAAAATATTCAGACAGAAGTAGATACAGGCTATCTGTATGAAATTCTTGCAAATCATGAAAATGATGAGCAAATTGCAATTATTTTTAAACAAATGAGTGAGATTGAAAAAGGCCATGCTATAGCTTTTTTAAAAAAATCCAACCTACCCGTTACACCATATCCATCTCCATCCTTCAGAGCTAAATTTATTGGCTATCTCGGCAAAGTGTTTGGGTATGATTTTATACTAGGTATGCTTCTGGATACTGAAAAAAATTTGTCCAATGTCATCAGAACAAAAAAGGAACAATTAAAAGTTGAAAATTCCATCTCAGACACTTCTCATGTTACCATACTTAAAAACATTCTTAACCAACAAACGAGTGTTTCCGGGTCAAGTCTTGCACGTTTTGAAAAAAGACACAGATCTGTCGGGGGAAATGCGTTAAGAGCTGCTGTTTTGGGTGGAAACGACGGACTTGTTTCAAATTTTAGTTTGATTATGGGAATTGCCGGAGCGACAAGTGGTAATCAGGAAATATTGCTGGCAGGAACAGCGGGATTGCTTGCCGGTGCACTGTCTATGGCATTGGGAGAGTGGATATCTGTAAAAAGCTCACAGGAATTGTACGAAAATCAAATGAACCTTGAAATGGAAGAAATTGAGATCAATCCGGAGGGTGAAGAGAAGGAAGTTGTCCTTATTTACATGGCAAAAGGCATTCCTGAAAATGATGCAAAAGCAATGGCAAAAGAAATTATGGTACACAAAAGTAAAGCTCACGAGCTATTGGTTAAAGAAGAATTGGGTATAAATAGTGCAGATTTGAAAGGCTCAGCCATGGAAGCGGCAGTGACATCTTTTATTCTATTTGCCATCGGAGCCATTATACCTGTCATTCCGTATTTTTTCCTGACCGGTATGAAAGCGTTGTTTTTATCAGTCGGTATGAGTGCAATCGGCCTCTTTTTGATAGGTTCAGCCATCACATTATTTACAGGTAAGAGTATTTTTTATTCCGGGTCAAGACAGGTCATTTTCGGACTGGCTGCTGCTGCGATTACTTACGGTATCGGTAGTTTGATAGGTGTTCAGTTAGCAGGGTAA
- a CDS encoding YihA family ribosome biogenesis GTP-binding protein, which yields MIIKDADFIASYQKESACPMDKKPEFAFIGRSNVGKSSLINMLCGRKGLAKVSNTPGKTQLLNYFEINKTWYLVDLPGYGYAKVSKNSKAMFEKMIENYLIKRPYLITAFVLIDIRHELQKIDDEFINWLGENEIPFTIIFTKSDKVSKKAALDNVASITKQLLKSWDELPPHFVTSSETKEGREEVLDYISNLVVQYNMLTN from the coding sequence ATGATAATTAAAGATGCCGATTTTATAGCCAGCTACCAAAAGGAAAGTGCCTGTCCTATGGATAAGAAGCCTGAGTTTGCTTTTATAGGCCGTTCAAATGTAGGGAAATCATCGCTGATCAATATGTTGTGCGGAAGAAAAGGACTTGCAAAAGTTTCCAATACTCCGGGGAAAACTCAGTTGTTAAATTATTTTGAAATCAATAAAACCTGGTATTTGGTGGATCTGCCGGGCTATGGATACGCCAAAGTATCCAAGAATTCAAAAGCGATGTTCGAAAAGATGATAGAAAATTACCTGATCAAACGTCCGTATTTAATAACAGCCTTTGTTTTGATTGATATCAGACATGAATTGCAAAAGATAGATGATGAGTTTATTAATTGGTTGGGGGAAAACGAGATTCCATTTACAATCATTTTTACAAAATCAGATAAAGTTAGTAAAAAGGCAGCTTTAGACAATGTAGCTTCTATTACAAAACAATTGCTGAAGAGTTGGGATGAACTTCCGCCACATTTTGTCACGAGTTCTGAAACCAAAGAGGGTAGAGAAGAAGTTTTGGATTACATCAGCAATTTGGTAGTTCAGTACAATATGTTAACTAACTGA